In the genome of Fluviispira vulneris, one region contains:
- the tatC gene encoding twin-arginine translocase subunit TatC: MAGSGFKPFQYISSAFNAAMHRKAKREQEISGNQNGQMSLFEHIQDLRKHALHGTLWLIAFSGLAFLFMEHVIFFLKRPYTAFLKHAESMGIKENLSSIGIFEVMTMNFKICFLVGFILSLPFLVRELWRFVSPALYDKEKRLARIALISSIILFYLGMCFGFFLIIPYFFQEALSWSSKYASVMITYESYFNSLITLMLIFAAVFEVPVVLSLLGMAGIVSSKSLIKNRKIAFLACFILGAILSPPEVISQCLVALPMYFMVEVSIFIIKKIEKNQNQNSIAQTS, from the coding sequence ATGGCTGGCTCAGGTTTTAAACCCTTTCAATATATTTCAAGTGCATTCAATGCAGCCATGCATAGAAAAGCTAAAAGGGAACAAGAAATTTCTGGGAATCAGAATGGGCAAATGTCTCTATTTGAACATATTCAAGATTTAAGAAAACATGCTCTCCATGGTACCTTATGGCTCATAGCTTTTTCAGGTCTCGCTTTTTTATTTATGGAACATGTGATATTTTTTTTGAAACGCCCCTATACAGCTTTTCTCAAACACGCAGAAAGTATGGGAATAAAAGAAAATTTATCTTCTATTGGTATTTTTGAAGTTATGACCATGAATTTTAAAATTTGTTTTTTAGTTGGTTTTATTTTGAGTCTGCCATTTCTTGTGAGAGAGCTCTGGAGATTCGTATCACCTGCTCTGTATGACAAAGAAAAACGACTGGCACGCATCGCTTTAATCTCAAGTATAATATTGTTTTATTTAGGGATGTGTTTCGGTTTTTTTCTTATCATTCCCTATTTTTTTCAAGAAGCTTTGAGTTGGAGCAGCAAATACGCCTCAGTTATGATCACTTATGAAAGTTATTTCAATTCGCTAATCACACTAATGCTTATTTTTGCTGCTGTTTTTGAAGTGCCTGTTGTCCTCTCGCTGCTTGGCATGGCAGGTATTGTCTCTTCAAAATCACTTATAAAAAATAGAAAAATTGCATTTCTTGCATGTTTTATTTTAGGTGCTATATTGTCACCACCTGAAGTGATAAGTCAGTGCCTAGTCGCCTTACCTATGTATTTTATGGTGGAAGTCTCTATTTTCATTATCAAAAAAATAGAGAAAAATCAAAACCAAAATAGCATTGCCCAAACTTCATAA
- the grxD gene encoding Grx4 family monothiol glutaredoxin: MNPTWKTKIENDVKNNEIMVYMRGTPEAPRCGFSARVVRALNELGRPYGSEDMDSDPELWSTLKEINNWPTSPQIFVKGEFVGGCDIFIEMFKSGELHEKLGIQK; the protein is encoded by the coding sequence TTGAATCCAACATGGAAAACTAAAATCGAAAACGATGTAAAAAATAATGAAATTATGGTTTATATGCGCGGAACCCCTGAAGCGCCTCGTTGCGGTTTTTCAGCACGCGTTGTGCGTGCTTTAAACGAGCTTGGTCGTCCTTATGGTTCTGAAGATATGGACAGTGATCCTGAACTTTGGTCAACTTTAAAAGAAATCAATAATTGGCCAACATCACCTCAGATTTTTGTTAAAGGAGAATTCGTGGGCGGTTGCGATATTTTTATTGAAATGTTCAAATCCGGTGAATTGCACGAAAAGCTTGGCATACAAAAATAA
- a CDS encoding metal ABC transporter ATP-binding protein codes for MSYLSWENLVVGYPNKHPLIHPFSGEVDQPGIYAVVGQNGCGKSTLLKTWLGLIKPLQGKVCINNMPIPNAHDISQGIAYVPQFHAVNRYFHLTVQDFVKQGFGPHHKLIESDIEKILSTLTEWQLAGYEKRSFHELSGGQKTRAMIARAIISKPKMLFLDEPLASLDSCCQLQLMDTLFELSKEKKVCIFMIDHHFENFESYISGKITFTRRHDQETSVVFI; via the coding sequence ATGAGTTATTTAAGCTGGGAAAATTTGGTTGTAGGTTATCCGAATAAGCATCCACTTATTCACCCTTTTTCAGGAGAAGTGGATCAGCCTGGCATTTATGCTGTGGTTGGACAAAATGGTTGTGGGAAATCTACACTACTTAAGACTTGGCTAGGACTTATTAAACCCCTGCAAGGGAAAGTCTGCATAAATAACATGCCCATTCCCAATGCTCACGATATTTCTCAAGGCATTGCTTATGTACCTCAATTCCATGCTGTAAACCGTTATTTCCATTTGACCGTGCAAGATTTTGTAAAACAAGGCTTTGGTCCGCACCACAAGCTTATCGAATCCGATATTGAAAAAATTTTAAGTACCCTTACAGAATGGCAACTTGCCGGATACGAAAAAAGAAGCTTTCATGAGCTGAGTGGTGGTCAAAAAACCCGTGCTATGATTGCCCGAGCGATTATTTCGAAACCTAAAATGCTTTTCTTGGATGAACCCCTTGCCAGTCTTGATAGCTGCTGTCAACTTCAACTGATGGACACTCTCTTTGAATTGTCTAAGGAAAAAAAAGTTTGCATCTTTATGATCGATCATCATTTTGAAAACTTTGAATCCTATATATCAGGGAAAATCACATTTACGCGCAGACATGATCAAGAAACATCTGTTGTTTTTATCTAA
- a CDS encoding metal ABC transporter substrate-binding protein, giving the protein MKKAAGKIILLIALSFTQNCFANTSQNTVKVQTSLPYIMELAKEVSCDSKSFDIQSIIDLGVDPHTFHMTPKNRIDLAKSDAVIYIGADLEAWLIKIRKNKNDTKNQVWLELSNGMNLKKLNDENESTHSHSHSDGEAHHHEHNHLEYDPHIWQSPELTKVALNKIAATFISLKPNEKSAIEKCTQNFMLRIDQAVLTLKKDIQNLPADKRVIATNHDALGYFADAFGFKILSITGLSDEAAPTPEELKKIIVKIKNQNVKAIFLESTGNMRNIKTVAHETGVEIGGELYTDSLGAKGSNADTVISMWQTNVKTILNALKS; this is encoded by the coding sequence ATGAAAAAAGCAGCAGGAAAAATTATCTTATTGATCGCTTTATCTTTTACACAAAATTGTTTTGCAAATACTTCTCAGAACACAGTTAAAGTTCAAACTTCGCTACCATATATTATGGAATTGGCTAAAGAAGTGAGTTGTGATTCAAAATCTTTTGATATCCAGTCCATTATTGATTTAGGTGTAGATCCTCATACATTTCATATGACACCCAAGAATCGCATTGATCTCGCTAAATCGGATGCTGTAATTTATATTGGAGCAGATCTTGAAGCGTGGCTTATAAAAATTCGTAAAAATAAAAATGATACCAAAAATCAAGTCTGGCTTGAACTCAGCAATGGCATGAACTTGAAAAAACTAAATGATGAGAATGAATCAACTCACAGCCACTCCCACAGCGACGGTGAAGCACATCATCATGAACACAATCACCTTGAATATGACCCACATATTTGGCAATCCCCAGAACTGACTAAAGTTGCCCTCAATAAGATTGCTGCAACATTTATTTCACTCAAGCCAAACGAAAAAAGTGCTATTGAGAAATGCACGCAAAATTTTATGCTGAGAATCGACCAAGCAGTTTTAACCCTCAAAAAAGATATCCAAAACTTACCGGCAGACAAGAGAGTTATTGCAACCAATCACGATGCTTTAGGATATTTCGCCGATGCTTTTGGTTTTAAAATCCTTAGCATCACTGGACTTTCTGATGAAGCTGCGCCTACACCGGAAGAATTGAAAAAAATAATCGTAAAGATCAAAAATCAAAATGTTAAAGCTATTTTTCTTGAATCCACAGGCAACATGCGCAATATAAAAACCGTAGCTCATGAAACCGGGGTTGAAATTGGGGGTGAGCTTTACACAGACTCTTTAGGTGCAAAAGGTTCAAATGCCGACACAGTTATCAGCATGTGGCAGACAAATGTCAAAACCATCCTTAATGCTTTAAAGAGTTAA
- a CDS encoding TIGR01777 family oxidoreductase, producing the protein MSVKTFIRTCHLPVSVEEAFHWHERMGALERMIPPWMPTEIVERSGGIYNSDTIVLKTKISFVTLKLKMLHQNFIANKQFEDIQLIGPFKSWKHKHLFEKIDEKKSKITDHIEYALPMSSILNMFGKHFVEDKLNRLFTYRHRTLKNDLFLHAKYSQEKLKILITGSSGLVGSNLVPFLRSGGHTVLRLVRTPIALSENDCVYWNASEKKFINPELLDGVKAVVHLAGENIAAVKWSDSRKQVLKSSRVDFTKDFCKALSALQSPPKTFVAASGIGIFGSRDYDDILHEDSKLGEGFLAQLAKEWEASCHVAAEAGMRVVNLRFGSILSLGGGVIKKMYTPYRLCLGGPFGTGRQMMSWISLTDVLGLILFSLTNSSVVGAVNAVAPHAVTNEQFSELLAQTLDRPSSLRIPEIVVESLFGEMGRELLLSGQNAKPLKATKNGYVFLHAHLHDAFTYCLGN; encoded by the coding sequence ATGTCAGTAAAAACATTTATCAGAACATGCCATTTACCAGTCTCTGTAGAAGAAGCTTTTCATTGGCATGAAAGAATGGGAGCTCTTGAACGAATGATCCCTCCTTGGATGCCGACAGAAATTGTGGAGCGTTCAGGGGGAATATATAACAGTGATACCATTGTACTTAAAACAAAAATTTCTTTTGTTACTTTAAAGCTTAAAATGCTGCATCAAAATTTTATTGCCAATAAACAATTTGAAGATATTCAATTAATTGGTCCATTTAAGTCTTGGAAGCATAAACATTTGTTTGAAAAAATTGATGAAAAAAAATCGAAAATAACCGATCATATTGAATACGCTTTACCAATGAGTTCAATATTAAATATGTTTGGTAAACACTTTGTTGAAGATAAATTAAATCGTCTGTTTACTTATAGACACCGAACTTTAAAAAATGATCTTTTTTTACATGCAAAATACTCTCAAGAAAAATTGAAAATTCTAATTACCGGTTCTTCAGGGTTGGTCGGTAGCAATCTGGTTCCCTTTTTAAGATCTGGTGGACATACTGTGTTGCGCCTTGTACGCACTCCTATTGCCTTAAGCGAAAATGACTGCGTTTATTGGAATGCTAGCGAAAAAAAATTTATAAATCCTGAACTTTTAGATGGTGTGAAAGCCGTTGTGCATCTAGCGGGTGAAAATATTGCGGCTGTTAAATGGAGCGATTCCAGAAAACAAGTTTTAAAATCGAGTCGTGTGGATTTTACCAAGGACTTTTGCAAAGCACTTTCAGCATTGCAAAGTCCGCCCAAAACATTTGTAGCAGCCTCTGGAATTGGGATTTTCGGAAGTCGTGATTATGACGATATTTTACATGAAGATTCTAAACTTGGAGAAGGTTTTCTTGCACAACTAGCAAAAGAATGGGAAGCCTCTTGCCATGTTGCAGCCGAAGCAGGAATGCGTGTGGTGAATTTGCGTTTTGGATCAATTCTATCCCTTGGGGGAGGAGTGATTAAAAAAATGTATACCCCTTACAGACTTTGCTTAGGTGGTCCTTTTGGTACGGGTCGACAAATGATGTCTTGGATATCTCTCACCGATGTGCTGGGTCTAATTTTATTTTCTCTTACAAATTCGAGCGTAGTAGGAGCTGTCAACGCAGTAGCACCCCATGCTGTCACCAATGAACAATTTTCAGAATTGCTTGCTCAGACCTTGGACAGGCCAAGTTCCTTGCGTATACCGGAAATTGTTGTTGAAAGTTTATTTGGCGAAATGGGGCGAGAGTTGTTGTTATCTGGTCAAAATGCCAAGCCGTTGAAAGCAACGAAAAATGGTTATGTTTTTCTTCATGCCCACCTGCACGATGCCTTTACATATTGTTTAGGAAATTAA
- a CDS encoding ABC transporter permease, whose protein sequence is MINLLKIASQSLWNRKLSTLLTIFSIAISIMLFLGVERIRQGAKESFSNTISKTDLVVGARGSEIQLLLYTVFHMGNATNNISWSSYNNFKNHPDVAWTIPFSLGDSYNGHRVVATDENFYEHYQFFSNKKIEFQSGKRPENIFDVALGSEMAIKENLKLGDNIVLTHGISDGPGIILHKENPFKVTAIIKETGTPIDRSAFITLEGMEAMHINWQNGAPSNLKNNTNSLLLSKENIKIEQITSFLIGAKSRISSLSLQREINNYKKEPLMGIIPGVALSQLWITVSYAETALQIISLCVVIVGLIGMMVSLYTSLESRRREMAILRAVGAGKSTIILLLVTEAAFLSLFGVMFGVLLSYCLVGISQPIILSHFGILLSFTSLDAYEYVYLILVIILSVFIGLIPAVKAYKNSLIDGLSIRI, encoded by the coding sequence ATGATTAATCTGTTAAAAATTGCAAGTCAATCATTGTGGAATCGAAAATTATCCACATTGCTAACCATTTTTTCAATTGCCATCAGTATTATGCTGTTTTTAGGGGTAGAGCGCATACGCCAAGGGGCAAAAGAAAGTTTTTCAAATACAATCAGCAAAACAGATCTTGTCGTTGGTGCGCGAGGCAGCGAAATTCAATTGTTACTTTACACTGTTTTTCATATGGGCAATGCAACCAATAATATCTCTTGGAGCTCATATAATAATTTTAAAAATCATCCAGATGTTGCTTGGACAATCCCTTTTTCTCTCGGTGACAGTTACAATGGACACCGTGTTGTAGCAACTGATGAGAATTTTTATGAACACTATCAATTTTTTTCAAATAAAAAAATTGAATTTCAATCGGGCAAAAGACCCGAAAATATTTTTGATGTTGCATTAGGCTCTGAAATGGCAATAAAAGAAAATTTAAAGCTTGGTGATAATATAGTATTAACCCATGGAATAAGTGATGGCCCTGGTATTATTTTACATAAAGAAAACCCATTTAAAGTAACAGCAATTATAAAAGAAACAGGAACTCCCATCGATAGATCTGCGTTTATTACCCTTGAAGGAATGGAAGCAATGCATATCAATTGGCAAAATGGTGCTCCTTCTAATCTAAAAAATAATACGAATTCTCTTCTTTTATCCAAAGAAAATATTAAAATAGAACAGATCACTTCATTTTTAATTGGCGCGAAATCAAGGATCAGTTCTTTAAGTTTACAGCGTGAAATCAATAATTATAAAAAAGAACCTCTTATGGGCATTATCCCTGGAGTTGCGTTGAGTCAACTTTGGATCACAGTGAGCTATGCGGAAACAGCTTTGCAAATCATTTCTCTCTGTGTGGTCATTGTTGGACTGATCGGCATGATGGTTTCACTCTATACTTCTCTCGAAAGTAGGCGAAGAGAAATGGCTATTTTGAGAGCAGTCGGAGCAGGAAAAAGTACGATTATTCTTCTTTTGGTTACAGAAGCAGCCTTTTTAAGTTTATTCGGTGTCATGTTTGGAGTTTTATTGAGTTATTGTTTAGTAGGTATCTCTCAACCCATAATTCTATCCCATTTTGGTATATTGCTTTCTTTTACTTCATTAGATGCTTACGAATATGTTTATTTAATTTTAGTCATTATATTATCGGTTTTTATTGGTCTTATTCCGGCTGTAAAAGCTTACAAAAACTCTCTTATCGATGGACTCAGTATTAGAATATGA
- the lysS gene encoding lysine--tRNA ligase: protein MSDNIFELKKTKFLEQRENNNLADSYNKTHTIEQVAVLKEGTKNVSTAGRIVAMRTMGKILFAHIYDFSGKVQICVRKTEEAPEVFENFVANVSIGDFVGAEGEMFVTKTGELTLRVGSWKLLNKCLRTLPEKYHGIEDIETRYRQRYLDIIMNQESRDVFKKRFEIVKTIRRYLEDSGYVEVETPILQTTPSGALARPFYTHHNALDIECVMRIACETYLKRCIGAGMDKVFEFARSFRNEGISATHLQDFTMLEFYASYWNAETMRTFVEGMMRNLIEKIFGSVKVTLSGNEIDFSGKWPVIEYSDLVKKDSGIDITKYTSRESLAEQIKAKNIRLDDDIESLSWANMVDSLYKKVSRPKLIQPCFLIKYPVEMAPLARRNSKDSNYVDFFQFLVNGVELVKAYSELVDPLDQRERFEEQMQAREHGDDEAMPIDEEYLTAMEHGFPPIAGVGIGIDRLTMILCGCENIKDTILFPLLRPQTQSQEEKTQEKPVE, encoded by the coding sequence ATGTCAGACAATATTTTTGAGCTTAAAAAAACAAAATTTCTTGAACAACGAGAGAACAACAATCTTGCAGATTCTTACAACAAAACTCATACAATCGAACAAGTAGCTGTTCTAAAAGAAGGCACTAAAAACGTGAGCACTGCTGGCCGTATTGTTGCTATGCGTACAATGGGAAAAATTCTCTTTGCTCATATCTATGACTTTTCTGGTAAAGTGCAAATTTGTGTGCGAAAAACTGAAGAAGCTCCTGAAGTTTTCGAAAATTTTGTTGCTAATGTTTCTATCGGAGATTTCGTTGGCGCAGAAGGGGAAATGTTTGTTACTAAAACAGGAGAGCTCACTTTACGTGTAGGTTCTTGGAAACTTTTGAACAAATGCTTACGTACTTTACCTGAAAAATACCACGGAATTGAAGATATCGAAACTCGCTATCGTCAAAGATATCTTGATATAATAATGAATCAAGAATCACGAGATGTTTTCAAGAAACGTTTCGAAATTGTGAAAACAATTCGCCGCTACCTCGAAGATAGCGGTTATGTTGAAGTTGAAACTCCTATCCTTCAAACAACTCCATCGGGTGCTTTAGCACGCCCGTTTTACACGCATCACAATGCTCTCGACATTGAATGTGTCATGCGTATTGCATGTGAAACTTATCTTAAACGCTGTATTGGCGCGGGTATGGACAAAGTATTTGAGTTTGCCCGCAGCTTCCGCAATGAGGGCATTTCTGCTACTCATTTACAAGATTTTACTATGCTTGAGTTTTACGCTTCATACTGGAATGCAGAAACAATGCGTACATTTGTCGAAGGTATGATGCGCAACTTAATCGAAAAAATATTCGGCAGTGTTAAAGTAACACTGAGCGGAAATGAAATTGATTTTTCAGGTAAATGGCCAGTGATTGAATATTCTGATCTTGTAAAAAAAGACTCAGGGATTGACATCACTAAATATACAAGTCGCGAATCTTTAGCCGAGCAAATTAAAGCAAAAAATATCCGTCTTGACGATGATATTGAAAGTTTAAGTTGGGCAAATATGGTTGACTCTCTTTATAAAAAAGTCAGTCGTCCTAAACTTATTCAACCTTGTTTCCTTATCAAGTATCCAGTGGAAATGGCCCCACTTGCACGCCGCAATAGCAAAGATTCCAATTACGTTGATTTCTTTCAATTCCTCGTCAATGGGGTGGAACTCGTCAAAGCCTATTCCGAGCTTGTTGACCCTCTTGATCAGCGCGAACGCTTTGAAGAACAGATGCAAGCACGTGAACACGGTGACGATGAAGCTATGCCTATAGATGAAGAATATCTAACGGCAATGGAACACGGATTTCCACCCATTGCGGGCGTGGGCATCGGCATTGATCGTTTGACCATGATCCTCTGTGGCTGCGAGAATATAAAAGACACTATTCTTTTCCCACTTCTTCGCCCCCAAACTCAAAGCCAAGAAGAAAAAACTCAAGAAAAACCAGTTGAATAA
- a CDS encoding metal ABC transporter permease: MPPTLLNFIQTFEFEFAQIALAATVLITLMCGCLSPVVVLKQRAYLGDTLSHLVFPGVIAGIVLAKYSCIPFWACILLGASITAFIGTFISEWILKTLKIPPDASAIICLTSFFAMGIIAISSNKGTRIDPESILFGDVLTLTINDLYILMLSLIVVFISIITLRKHWDAWLTDPEFAEIAGFKVKLLDKLFPFLMTFAILSGIFAVGGLMISALLTLPTIIFQPKSVFSPIVVLISFIGGILGILIAFSFNWPVGPSIVLVGFITILTKTFVVHLQTKKRI; the protein is encoded by the coding sequence ATGCCTCCCACTCTTTTAAATTTCATACAAACCTTTGAATTTGAATTTGCGCAAATTGCCTTGGCAGCGACCGTGCTTATCACACTCATGTGTGGTTGCCTCAGTCCTGTCGTTGTTCTTAAGCAGAGAGCTTATTTAGGTGACACGCTTTCTCACCTAGTTTTCCCAGGAGTGATAGCAGGTATCGTTCTCGCAAAATACTCTTGTATCCCTTTTTGGGCATGCATATTACTTGGTGCTTCAATTACAGCATTTATCGGCACTTTTATTTCAGAATGGATTTTAAAAACTCTGAAAATACCTCCTGATGCATCTGCTATTATTTGTTTAACATCTTTCTTTGCTATGGGAATTATAGCTATCTCAAGCAATAAAGGCACTCGTATAGACCCAGAAAGTATTTTATTTGGCGATGTGTTAACCTTAACTATAAATGACCTGTACATTCTAATGCTGTCTTTAATTGTGGTTTTTATTTCTATTATAACGCTTAGAAAGCATTGGGATGCATGGCTTACCGACCCCGAATTTGCAGAAATTGCAGGATTTAAGGTTAAATTATTGGACAAACTCTTTCCATTTCTAATGACCTTTGCCATTCTTTCTGGAATATTTGCTGTTGGTGGTCTTATGATTTCAGCACTCCTCACCTTGCCAACGATTATTTTTCAACCAAAGAGTGTTTTTTCTCCAATTGTTGTTTTAATAAGTTTTATTGGAGGAATTCTTGGAATTCTTATTGCATTTAGTTTTAACTGGCCTGTAGGCCCAAGTATTGTCCTCGTTGGTTTTATCACTATACTTACGAAGACTTTCGTAGTTCACCTACAGACCAAAAAAAGGATTTGA
- the polA gene encoding DNA polymerase I, giving the protein MEHQTQRLFIIDGMSLLFRSFYAMGSRLTSPDGKPIGAVYGFLKVFIKILREQNPTHFAVCWDLKEKTFRHEVFPQYKANRGETPPDIIPQIILIQNLLKEIGLPSFAIPGFEADDVAATLAKYFEHYGEVYLVTSDKDYMQIINDKISLFSLKKGDEYDIVNREKVIDYFGVPPEQVIEVLALTGDAVDNIPGVKGIGDKTAAKLIQEYKSIEKVYENLDKITNKRAKTSLENHKEEALLSRYLVTINTAVPLNVSELSLRYNFDSFKTNKLAKEKFETLRMHSLVKNLFSEKKQETIQTNLFHETTKNEDKEKSEQKITENSNRKKDLNNWDTKNYHLVKSKKELNDLFQKITDPNCEFFSFDTETTGLDILEDSPIGMSFCFEAGTAYYVAAHNNHLHGGTLLGSEVDLPEYTVKDVVEGLKTAFSKRTALLVAHNLKFDLHQLKNIGVEIGQAPICCTMVSAWLCNPAEGGFSLDFLTLKHFEFQKIPTSALIGKETGRSSMLDVPLNDLSLYACEDADATYRLWHKYKAKLKENSDLQKIYFDIEMPILLLLTEMERNGVHINSEYLGGLAAEIQTTIMEIEKEIYEKVGFPFKLTSPKQLGDILFDHLKIHEKIGFKGKLARTTQGYKTDAKVLEQFEEDPVVARIQQHRELSKLLTTYVLVLPKLIKKSTGRVHTHFNQIGTATGRLSSSDPNMQNIPVRSDWGKKVRAAFNASSATKFNIISADYSQIELRVLAHLSEDKNMLAAFQAGADIHRQTAAQILGKNPEQVSSDERSKAKAINFGIIYGMGSQRLAKEQKISLADAKKFIEKYFENFAGVKKYLDNQRVKAHSTGQVSTYFGRIRPIPAILSKNPLEAKLAENMAINSPIQGTAADIMKLGMLAVHKELSKRQLKTKIVLQVHDELVLDGPTEEYTEVKKIVKEAMENAVQFKVPMLVEVGHGDNWLEAK; this is encoded by the coding sequence ATGGAACATCAAACGCAACGCCTTTTTATTATCGATGGCATGTCACTCCTATTCCGTTCTTTTTATGCAATGGGATCGCGCTTGACTTCACCCGATGGCAAACCTATTGGCGCAGTCTATGGATTTTTAAAAGTCTTTATTAAAATATTAAGGGAACAAAATCCGACACACTTTGCTGTTTGTTGGGATCTCAAAGAGAAAACATTTCGCCATGAGGTTTTTCCTCAGTACAAAGCAAATCGAGGCGAAACCCCACCAGATATCATTCCACAGATCATTCTAATTCAAAATCTTCTAAAAGAAATTGGCTTACCAAGTTTTGCAATACCTGGTTTCGAAGCTGACGATGTTGCAGCAACACTTGCAAAATATTTTGAACATTATGGTGAAGTTTACCTTGTGACATCTGATAAAGATTATATGCAAATAATTAATGACAAAATTTCTCTATTTTCCTTAAAAAAAGGCGATGAATATGATATTGTCAATCGAGAAAAAGTAATCGATTATTTTGGTGTGCCACCTGAACAAGTGATAGAAGTTCTCGCTCTCACAGGCGATGCCGTTGATAATATTCCCGGAGTCAAAGGTATTGGAGATAAAACTGCTGCGAAACTCATACAAGAATATAAATCCATAGAAAAAGTTTATGAAAATCTTGATAAAATAACAAATAAAAGAGCAAAAACATCTTTAGAAAATCATAAAGAAGAAGCACTTCTTTCTCGTTACCTTGTTACAATCAATACAGCAGTCCCTTTAAATGTTAGTGAACTTTCGTTACGTTACAATTTCGACTCATTTAAAACAAATAAGTTAGCAAAAGAAAAATTTGAAACTCTGCGCATGCACAGTCTTGTCAAAAATCTTTTCTCAGAAAAAAAGCAAGAAACAATTCAAACGAATTTATTTCATGAAACGACAAAAAATGAAGACAAAGAAAAATCCGAACAAAAAATAACTGAAAATAGTAATAGAAAAAAAGATCTCAACAACTGGGATACTAAAAATTATCATCTTGTTAAATCAAAAAAAGAATTAAATGATCTTTTTCAAAAAATTACCGATCCCAATTGTGAATTTTTTTCGTTTGACACCGAAACCACAGGACTCGATATTCTCGAAGACTCCCCCATTGGCATGTCTTTCTGCTTCGAAGCAGGGACAGCATATTATGTAGCAGCTCACAACAATCATTTACATGGAGGCACACTCTTAGGTTCTGAAGTAGATCTCCCTGAATACACTGTAAAAGATGTGGTTGAAGGCCTTAAAACTGCATTCTCTAAACGCACCGCGCTGCTTGTTGCTCATAATCTCAAATTTGATCTCCACCAACTTAAAAATATCGGCGTTGAAATTGGTCAAGCACCTATATGCTGCACAATGGTTTCCGCATGGCTTTGCAACCCAGCTGAAGGTGGATTTAGTCTAGATTTTTTAACCTTAAAGCATTTTGAATTTCAAAAAATACCTACAAGTGCACTCATTGGTAAAGAAACAGGACGTAGCTCTATGCTCGATGTTCCTTTAAATGACTTGTCACTTTATGCCTGTGAAGATGCCGATGCGACTTACCGTCTTTGGCATAAATACAAAGCAAAACTAAAAGAAAATTCCGATTTACAAAAAATTTATTTTGATATTGAAATGCCCATTTTATTGTTATTAACTGAAATGGAACGCAATGGTGTGCATATCAATTCTGAGTATTTAGGTGGACTCGCTGCCGAAATTCAAACAACAATTATGGAAATTGAAAAAGAAATATATGAAAAAGTAGGTTTTCCTTTTAAATTAACTAGCCCTAAGCAATTGGGGGATATTTTATTTGATCACCTAAAAATTCATGAAAAAATTGGTTTTAAAGGAAAATTAGCGCGCACGACCCAAGGGTACAAAACCGATGCCAAAGTCCTAGAACAATTTGAAGAAGATCCAGTTGTCGCACGAATTCAACAACATCGGGAATTATCAAAACTGTTAACGACCTATGTTCTTGTCCTGCCAAAACTTATTAAAAAATCGACGGGTCGCGTGCACACGCACTTCAATCAAATTGGCACAGCAACGGGTCGCCTCTCCAGTTCTGATCCAAACATGCAAAACATTCCTGTGCGCAGCGATTGGGGTAAAAAAGTAAGAGCCGCTTTTAACGCTTCTTCTGCGACAAAATTTAACATAATTTCAGCCGATTATTCTCAAATAGAGCTTAGAGTTCTTGCTCATTTATCTGAAGATAAAAATATGCTGGCTGCATTCCAAGCAGGAGCAGATATTCATAGGCAGACAGCTGCACAAATTCTTGGGAAAAATCCAGAACAAGTGAGTTCCGATGAACGCAGCAAAGCGAAAGCAATAAACTTTGGAATAATTTATGGAATGGGTTCACAAAGATTAGCAAAAGAGCAAAAGATATCTTTAGCAGATGCAAAAAAATTCATTGAAAAATATTTCGAAAATTTTGCGGGCGTCAAAAAGTATTTAGACAATCAACGGGTTAAAGCTCATTCCACAGGACAGGTGAGCACCTATTTTGGCCGTATTCGTCCCATACCAGCAATCCTGTCGAAAAATCCTTTAGAAGCAAAACTTGCTGAAAATATGGCAATTAATTCTCCTATACAAGGCACCGCTGCTGATATTATGAAATTAGGTATGCTTGCTGTGCACAAAGAACTCTCAAAACGACAATTGAAAACAAAAATCGTTTTGCAAGTGCATGACGAACTTGTCCTCGATGGACCTACGGAAGAATATACAGAAGTTAAAAAAATTGTTAAAGAAGCTATGGAAAATGCAGTACAATTCAAAGTCCCCATGCTCGTCGAAGTGGGACATGGTGACAATTGGCTGGAGGCAAAATAA